In Sebaldella termitidis ATCC 33386, one DNA window encodes the following:
- a CDS encoding YifB family Mg chelatase-like AAA ATPase: MAITILSASFTGMNSYIVSVEVDIFNGLSGFSIVGMGDTAIIESRERIRSSLKNIDVIFPAKKVIVNLSPADIRKKGSQFDLSICTGILANLGYIENMPRLEKYLILGELSLNGDVKNCKGIINAVILAKNNNLEGIIIPYDNYREASLIKGIKIIPVKNLTDVFRFLNEGKYYTLKNTESNSETYTNDIDFSDIKGQSHAKRAAEIAAAGGHNLFLIGDPGSGKSMIAKRMITILPHMHEEEIIETTRIYSIAGMLSPEFPVVSERPFRAPHHTASTVSLVGGSTRPGEISLALHGVLFLDELGEYPLKLLEVLRQPLEDGKITISRADFSAVYPVNMILITASNPSPSGYFPNDPRCTDTLRDIKRYVKKFSGPLLDRMDLYVELKKLSHMEILNMNNGEASADIKKRVLKARKIQYLRYNSIKLNKDMKKKDLEKYCRLDDEMLEFLTPVIEKFELSARAYDKILKVARTIADLDEAENIQIRHLSEALNYRKK, translated from the coding sequence ATGGCTATTACTATTTTAAGTGCCAGTTTTACTGGCATGAATTCATATATTGTCAGTGTAGAGGTAGACATTTTTAATGGTCTGTCCGGTTTTTCTATAGTCGGTATGGGTGATACCGCTATTATTGAAAGCAGGGAAAGAATAAGAAGCAGCCTAAAGAATATAGATGTTATTTTTCCTGCCAAAAAAGTCATTGTGAATCTTTCTCCGGCAGACATCAGAAAAAAAGGAAGTCAGTTTGATCTGAGTATATGTACAGGCATACTGGCAAATCTGGGTTATATTGAAAATATGCCCCGTCTGGAAAAATATCTCATTCTTGGGGAACTTTCACTGAATGGCGACGTAAAAAACTGTAAAGGAATAATAAATGCTGTTATTCTTGCCAAAAATAACAATCTTGAAGGAATTATAATCCCGTATGACAATTATAGAGAAGCATCACTAATAAAAGGAATAAAAATAATTCCGGTGAAAAATCTTACTGATGTATTCAGATTCTTAAATGAAGGAAAATACTATACGCTGAAAAACACAGAGTCTAATTCTGAGACATATACTAATGATATAGATTTTTCAGATATAAAAGGACAGTCACATGCTAAAAGGGCGGCAGAAATAGCCGCAGCAGGCGGGCATAATCTTTTCCTTATAGGAGATCCCGGTTCGGGAAAATCTATGATAGCTAAAAGAATGATCACTATACTTCCTCATATGCATGAAGAAGAAATAATAGAGACCACACGTATATACAGTATAGCCGGAATGCTTTCACCTGAATTTCCGGTAGTTTCCGAAAGACCGTTCAGAGCTCCGCACCATACTGCATCCACTGTTTCACTTGTGGGCGGTTCCACACGTCCGGGAGAGATAAGTCTCGCTTTGCATGGAGTTTTATTCCTCGATGAGCTTGGAGAATACCCGCTAAAGCTGCTTGAAGTTTTGAGACAGCCTCTTGAAGACGGAAAAATAACTATTTCCAGAGCTGATTTTTCTGCCGTTTATCCTGTTAATATGATTTTGATTACAGCGTCAAATCCTTCACCCAGCGGATACTTTCCCAATGACCCTCGCTGTACAGATACACTGCGTGATATAAAAAGATACGTAAAAAAATTCTCAGGTCCTCTTTTAGATCGTATGGATCTTTATGTGGAGCTGAAAAAGCTCTCCCACATGGAAATTTTGAATATGAATAACGGAGAAGCTTCGGCGGATATAAAAAAACGTGTTTTGAAAGCACGTAAAATTCAATATCTAAGATATAACAGCATAAAATTAAATAAAGATATGAAAAAGAAAGATCTGGAAAAATATTGCCGATTAGATGACGAAATGCTGGAATTTCTAACTCCTGTTATTGAAAAATTCGAGCTGTCTGCAAGAGCCTATGATAAAATATTAAAAGTAGCAAGAACAATAGCAGATCTTGACGAAGCAGAAAATATACAAATCCGGCATTTATCCGAAGCCTTGAATTACAGGAAAAAATAA
- a CDS encoding helix-turn-helix domain-containing protein — translation MVNSNLNLLMAKKKIRSLSELERRLKSENLYISRQSLHKIYHSTALDNTRLDTVLKLLSFFNCSLEDLFIWSSR, via the coding sequence ATGGTTAATTCTAACTTGAATCTATTAATGGCTAAGAAGAAAATACGCAGCTTGAGTGAACTTGAGCGGAGATTAAAATCTGAAAACCTGTATATTTCACGACAATCACTGCATAAAATTTATCATAGCACAGCTCTTGATAATACAAGATTAGACACTGTCTTAAAACTGCTTTCTTTTTTTAACTGTTCTTTAGAAGACTTATTTATTTGGAGTTCCAGATGA